Genomic segment of Salvia hispanica cultivar TCC Black 2014 chromosome 2, UniMelb_Shisp_WGS_1.0, whole genome shotgun sequence:
AACATTTTCTGCATGTATAGGCTTGTGCTTGGTAGGCGTTGCTAAACTAACTAGTCATCCATACACTGTAAACAAAGTTCAAAATCTGTAGCATATCGTTGAGAAAATTGGAGTTCACTAATACTTTGATAAGTTGATTGGATCCGACATTGGGGAggtaacaaatttatttacacatatcattattaatatagttaattttttgtaatggtttttcattttttccacaGAACAATGAAGCGGGCATTATTGTTCTTTCAAGCTCATCATCTCTCCCCAAGAAGACTAGCACTACACATATCACTGAAAGGccaatttttattcttcttctccttttctCCACTCTCAATCCTTTCTCCTAAAAACTCGAGCTCCAAACATCTCTTTGTTGATCTTTCATTGTGATCTTGTGACATTTTGCAATGCATTTTTCCGATGCTTTTTTTAAGCGATAAATTTGGTATAATGAGGGGTTCTATCCTTGAACATATCgatatgattaattttgattcGGCGCACTTCAGTATAAGTAGGCCAACCAGCAAGGATCATGTcttgtttttttcaaattgataGTACAATAGTAAATACTAAAAccgaaagcaaataaaatgtaTAGTCGAAATACAGCATTAGCTggttaacaaaatattaaactaaGAATCGATGAAGCCTAAACCAATAAATCCCATTCCGTCAATAGTGGTGGAGGGTGAAGGGATTTCCGGCAGAGAGCGCGGGCGGGTCGTACTCACAGACGATGTAGACACCCCCCTGATTGTTGCAGTAGACGTTGCCGCTGCAGCCGACCCTCTTCGTGTCCCGCCACACCACGTTGAGGAAGTGGCCGCACTCGCAGCCCTCCCTCTCCGGGGCGCAGCGGCACCGCAGCTGCCGCGAGTCGTACATCTTGCTCTCGCTGAACCACCACTGCACCACGTCCTTGGGCGAGAACTCTCGGTACTTCATGTAGAAGATGTTCTCCCCGTACGGGCTGCTCGAGTGCATGCGGTAGTCGCAGTCCCCGCGCCGCTTCTCCGCCCAGTCGTGCGCCGACGCCGCCAGCTTCGCGTCCCACTCCAGCGGCGGCATGCCTGCCGACTCCCGGAGCTCGTTGTGGGCCTCCAGGTAGTCCTGCTGCTCCAGGTTCATGGTTGGTATGTATGCCGCCTGGAATACTGCGTGCTTTTGGTGGGTGGTCCGCCTCCTCAGTTCCGTTTTCGGCGTGTTGTGGACCACCTTCGCCGCTGCTGAGGCCGCCAACACGGCTGCCACAAGGATCACGAGAGTACACACCCTCGTCATCGCTCTTCccatattttcttttggaagaggacttgtttttttttctttcttgtttttaggTTTTTATTTCCTATGTCCTTCCTCTTTGCACGCCAAATTTTATGGTTACAATTCATTGCTTCTTATTTTGCGGAAGGAAAGAggtccattaaaaataaattcatacaACAACTATGAGTAATTCATTATATCCATACATGGAAATAGTGAATTTGGGAGAGGTAGCTAGTAAGAGAAGAAAGTGTCATACACATTCCAATCCCAAACAAGAGGCCAGCTAGCATCAACATCGTCTTCCAAAGCACCATAGCCAACCCACTGATAATCTTCAGCTCCGAGCCATCTCTCCCACTCGCTGCTTTGTTTATCATCTTCGTCTGTGCACCAATTCTTAGCTGTATAATCCTCAATATGGTCGTAAGTCAAGTAGTACGAGTCATCATAAGATCCATGATTATCAGTACAAGATAATAACGGACCTCCTGCATCACCGTCGCTGCTGCCGAACAAGCTCACACACCACGATCCATAGTCTTGCGTCCAAGATTGCATCTTTCGCAGAGAAGCGTAGCTCACAATGTTGTGTACACAGAGGGATATGGGAATCTCACCACTAACTAAATAAAGATGTTATCATAAAGGAATCATGGAATATATAGACGTCAGCGAAAAGAAATCAACTTCTTTTCTTTACCAAATGTACCGCAGCTGTTGCCCCTAAATTATTCCCATTCAGGTAGGAGGAATCTCTCTGTTTAACTATGGGGACCATTATCTAGGCGTTAACACCAATataatgaaatcaaaatttttgcCATGGAAGATTGACAGGTTCGTAACGACCCTACTTCATAGAGGTAAACTGGCATGGCAATACAACCCAATAAAGTTAAAATGACGAGTACAGTTAAAAAGAACACAACATATTTGACAAACTAATAATAAGATACACAACTGAGGCTTGAGAATTCACcaattcttcatcaattgCTCTAAAGCTTGACGATAAATCAATTCACATAAAAGTTTTGAGTATTCTGCAAAGACAAACTTCTGACTCTAGTTTTGGTACCTCACAAATGACAACACAAAAGTTTAGAACAGAGACAATACATAAATCCCTAGTTCCTCAGGGAGAGCGTACTGCGTCTTCATCCTCAGCAGGACTTCTATCCTCTCCAGGGCTAGGGCTGCGATTGCGCCCATTTTCCTCGTAAGGACTCTCATCATACCTCCTACCAGCAGGACTCACAGGGCTACGGCTAGTCTCCTTTGGGCTATCACTATTGTACCCATCTTGCTCTCTCTCCACTCTGCCTCTACTAGGAGAAGCACTTCGCTCTCTTGGCGCATCCATATCAGGCGTTGGACTGAGCTTCCTTGATTTAGTAGGAGAGGCAACCCTTTTAAGATCTGGGCTTTCATCACGAGGGCTTCTTGACCTCTCTTTATAATCAGCATCACGTCCTCTTCTGGCAGCAGGGGACCTTGACCGGCTAAAAACCAAGTATAACATTCAGTAAAATCAGAGGGGATCAAGGAACCGACATcccattttattaaaatgcgAACAGCTCAAACCTGTAACTGCGGCTTCTGCTGAAGCTTCTACTCCTACTGCGGCCACCACGGCGAGGGGAACGTGACCTCACAGGAGATCGTGAGTAACTTCGACCACGTCCACTACTGAAGCATAAGCAAGACATTAAGAAGAATTAGATGATATGAAATAATGTTAAATTCAACAAGATCTGGTCAAGGCTACAACAGGGACAGGACAAACCAAGAAACATACCAAATTGAAGTATAAAACAAGATGCGAACACGAGTACagatgaaaaaaatcatgaagcCAGCAATAATTCAAACCTATTCTTTTTAGGACTGTTTTGGCAGTTCCTCTCAATGTGACCTCTTTCCCCACAGCGGTAACACTTATTCTTCCAGTCTCCAGCTTTACAATCACGAGCCCAGTGACCATCAATGCCACAATTGAAGCAGCGACCAGAACCTGGAGCAGGACCTCTGCCCTCATACTCCCGAACTCCTCCAGGCCCACGTGGTACCTGTATTCATATCATACAATGTCAGAGGCAATAGTGGAGTCCGTGAAATCTAtctaatatactccctcccttccgtcccataaaaatagtcttcttttttcattttgggccgtcccacaaaaatagtcatcttccatttttagtaacttttctctcttatgaGGTGagtctcattctccactaataatactccaatcactttttctttctatctctttcttacgttaccaattttgcattaaaactcgtgtcatccCCAAAGtccctatttttatggaacggagggagcaAGTTTCTAAATCCAGATGGGTCCGAAAATTCAGGCAGGTCATACTGGCAACATTATATTCTACCATAAAACCTATATTGAGTGCCAAAAACTAGACATGGATCATGATGACTTAATCCTGAAAAGCAGCAGCTGTGTTACAAAAGGAAGTTTCTGTATTTTCACAGATAAatgataagaaaaagaaaagcagCTTTTATATATCTTAAACGTGGTCCTATAACAAGAGAAGGCTAAAAGTGACTTACACCCTTGGCAAATTCCACAGTAATGCGGCGTCCATCAACATCACGCCCATCCAAGTTATATCTAGCATCATCAGCATCCCGTGGATCACTGAATTCCTGAgcaaatcaagaagaaaaattcCCCAACAAGATACCCACATTGTAATTGAGAAACATGTGATCAACTGAGGTTCCAAGTATTTAAAAGAAACATTCACAAGATTTAAGAGAGATGGTACATACAACAAACGCGTAGTCACGCTTCATATCCACATCACGTACTCTGCGTAAATGTTTCCAGAAACAGTAAGgccatcaaaactacttagaaCGCAGTGCATGAAACTTGGTCCTCAAGATGAACTAAACACCAGTTTGATTGTGGCAAATTCCATAAAAACATGCAAAGACAACACAGAAAATCGCCAAAGGCTTCTAACAATCGGCAAGTAATCCCACCAAGTCCACCCTCTCAGAATTGACCACCAGGTCAGGCATAGTCCATTCTACCACCATTGACCACCAGGTCAGGCAAAGGCTCGGAAACCTTCAATAGAGTCATCAAAGTCAAGCTCAAAGGAACTAAGACACATTTTTTTCCTTgacaaaaaaaacatgatcACAATGATGCCCAGGCAACAAGCATGCCTGGAAAGCAACTACGCTCTAAGTAAGAGGTGGGAGGCGAAGCTATGCTCCATATAACAGACCTCTGATGTATTAAGATGCCAGGATGGAGAATTAACCAAAATCATATATTCTTGGACATGCTTAGTTCATGCGAGATATAGAATAAATATCACGATATACATATTCAAGTAAACGAGAGTAAAGTACGGATTTTCACTTTCGAAAGGATCAAGAATGGATAGGAAGAGTAAACCAAAAGTATATATTCTTGGACAAGCTTAGTTCAGGCAACTCATACCAGATGTAGAATAAATTATCACCaaatacaaattcaaggcaAGACTAAAGTAATCTTTTTTAGTTTCCATGCTATCCACTTCAAATGGATAAAGAATGGACATAGCAAAATATTCTGCATATGGTACAGGCAGGGAGCTAGAGGTATCAGTAAATGTGCATGCATCCACAAAGTACAGAAAAAATCAATTCCAGTTTGAGAAAGGACAATGAAGcattaatcttaaaaatttcaatggaACCCAAACAAATTAGACAGCAAGATGAGGAATGCCAATTAATTACCTTCCATATCTACTAAAAACATGCTCAAGATCCCGGGATCGGGTCCGTGAGGACAAGTGACCAACATAGAGGCGAGTACTGGTCCCATATCTATCATCATAGCGCGGCATTGTAGAGCTGAATATTCAAATTGAGACTTATTAGACCCCAGTGCAAGATGTGGGTGCATTAGAAggattaaagataaaataagccccaaaaaaagtaaaaaaaaaaacacttcaTAAGAGAACAAGAGTGTATATGCAGGAATTTATTACTcgcttcgtcccataaaaataaagacacTTCCCATTTTGATCAGTCacagaaaaataatcaactccaatttaaacttatttccacttcaattttttatatcttcTATCTAGAGTCTAGaccccattctccactaacatagttctttctatctctctcgtGCTTGACCAATAATGCTACctctatttttattggaaggagggagtacatcACTATGGTTGGTCCTTcagaataaaaaaacacacaagGGTTTCACCACCCAATTACACCAACTGCAAAGTTTTTCGattccgttttttttttttttttttttacttttttcttgttttcacCCTTGCGATGTAATGACGCAAAAACAAATTATCCACCGATGGAACCATGTTTCAAACACCTTGATGCCCACAGCCATATATTACAACGCCcgaaacaaaattgaaattagagGGTGAATTTAGTAGCCCTAGTTCTGCAACAGAAGCAAATCCAGTCCCCCAATCAAACATTAAGAGGAATAAATGTAAACCTAACCGCCAGATTGAATGTAACACACAAGCAGAACATCACAACACAGTACAACAagcagaaaattaaaataaataacaaatcaattcaagaatttagtgaaa
This window contains:
- the LOC125205303 gene encoding serine/arginine-rich splicing factor RS2Z32-like isoform X1, which translates into the protein MPRYDDRYGTSTRLYVGHLSSRTRSRDLEHVFSRYGRVRDVDMKRDYAFVEFSDPRDADDARYNLDGRDVDGRRITVEFAKGVPRGPGGVREYEGRGPAPGSGRCFNCGIDGHWARDCKAGDWKNKCYRCGERGHIERNCQNSPKKNSSGRGRSYSRSPVRSRSPRRGGRSRSRSFSRSRSYSRSRSPAARRGRDADYKERSRSPRDESPDLKRVASPTKSRKLSPTPDMDAPRERSASPSRGRVEREQDGYNSDSPKETSRSPVSPAGRRYDESPYEENGRNRSPSPGEDRSPAEDEDAVRSP
- the LOC125205304 gene encoding pathogenesis-related protein 1-like isoform X1 — its product is MQELRIGAQTKMINKAASGRDGSELKIISGLAMVLWKTMLMLAGLLFGIGMSVLAASAAAKVVHNTPKTELRRRTTHQKHAVFQAAYIPTMNLEQQDYLEAHNELRESAGMPPLEWDAKLAASAHDWAEKRRGDCDYRMHSSSPYGENIFYMKYREFSPKDVVQWWFSESKMYDSRQLRCRCAPEREGCECGHFLNVVWRDTKRVGCSGNVYCNNQGGVYIVCEYDPPALSAGNPFTLHHY
- the LOC125205304 gene encoding pathogenesis-related protein 1-like isoform X2, which gives rise to MQETKMINKAASGRDGSELKIISGLAMVLWKTMLMLAGLLFGIGMSVLAASAAAKVVHNTPKTELRRRTTHQKHAVFQAAYIPTMNLEQQDYLEAHNELRESAGMPPLEWDAKLAASAHDWAEKRRGDCDYRMHSSSPYGENIFYMKYREFSPKDVVQWWFSESKMYDSRQLRCRCAPEREGCECGHFLNVVWRDTKRVGCSGNVYCNNQGGVYIVCEYDPPALSAGNPFTLHHY
- the LOC125205303 gene encoding serine/arginine-rich splicing factor RS2Z32-like isoform X2, with translation MKRDYAFVEFSDPRDADDARYNLDGRDVDGRRITVEFAKGVPRGPGGVREYEGRGPAPGSGRCFNCGIDGHWARDCKAGDWKNKCYRCGERGHIERNCQNSPKKNSSGRGRSYSRSPVRSRSPRRGGRSRSRSFSRSRSYSRSRSPAARRGRDADYKERSRSPRDESPDLKRVASPTKSRKLSPTPDMDAPRERSASPSRGRVEREQDGYNSDSPKETSRSPVSPAGRRYDESPYEENGRNRSPSPGEDRSPAEDEDAVRSP